From Daucus carota subsp. sativus chromosome 6, DH1 v3.0, whole genome shotgun sequence, the proteins below share one genomic window:
- the LOC108226546 gene encoding uncharacterized protein LOC108226546: MGNCIKKQSSMEWGGDDWSEDYSDISDKKTNLHRHNNDDDYNSIKEKTGSLAPNDGELKEPKQVKLKITRKQLEQVLKLTKTDIQGVSVEELLAHLINGGIDDVQSNQTRSWRPELPTITEL; encoded by the coding sequence ATGGGAAACTGTATTAAAAAGCAGTCATCTATGGAATGGGGTGGTGATGACTGGAGTGAGGATTACTCCGATATCTCCGACAAGAAAACCAACCTTCACCGTCACAATAACGACGATGATTACAACAGCATTAAAGAAAAGACAGGATCATTAGCGCCAAACGACGGGGAGCTCAAAGAACCAAAACAAGTGAAGCTGAAGATAACGAGAAAGCAACTCGAACAAGTGTTGAAACTCACAAAAACAGATATCCAAGGAGTGTCCGTGGAAGAATTGTTAGCTCATTTGATTAACGGCGGCATCGACGACGTACAATCGAATCAGACTCGTTCGTGGCGACCCGAGTTACCCACCATTACAGAGCTTTAA